A window of Streptomyces sp. NBC_01142 genomic DNA:
GCGGATACGCCCGTCACCCGCACACTCCGGGCACGGCGTCGGCACGACCGTGCCGAAGCCCTGGCACTGCGGGCACGGCCGCGAGGTCATGACCTGGCCCAGGAAGGACCGCGTCACCTGCGAGACCTCACCGCGGCCGCGGCACATGTCGCAGGTCTGCGCCGAGGTACCCGGCGCAGCGCCCTCGCCGCTGCAGGTCGTACAGACCACAGCGGTGTCGACCTGTATGTCCTTCGTCGTACCGAAGGCCGCCTCGCTGAGCTCGATCTCCAGACGGATCATGGCGTCCTGGCCCCGTCGCGTACGCGACCTGGGCCCCCGCTGCGACGCCGTCCCGAAGAAGGCATCCATGATGTCGGAGAAGTTCCCGAAGCCACCGGCTCCGAAGCCACCCGCGCCACCGCCGCCCGCCTGGGACAGCGGGTCGCCGCCGAGGTCGTAGACCTGCTTCTTCTGCGGGTCCGACAGCACCTCGTACGCCGCGTTGATCTCCTTGAAGCGCTCCTGCGTCTTCGGGTCCGGATTCACATCCGGGTGGAGCTCACGGGCGAGCCGGCGGAAGGCCTTCTTGATCTCGTCCTGGGATGCGTCGCGGCGTACGCCGAGTACGGCGTAGTAGTCGGTGGCCACTTAGGACTCCGCCAGGATCTGTCCGACGTAACGTGCCACTGCGCGTACCGCTCCCATCGTTCCGGGGTAGTCCATGCGGGTCGGTCCGACCACGCCGAGTTTGGCAACTGCCTCGTCGCCCGAACCGTAGCCGACGGCGACCACGGAAGTGGAGTTGAGGCCCTCGTGGGCATTCTCATGACCGATACGTACGGTCATGCCCATGCCCGAGTCATTGGCTTCGCCGAGCAGCCGGAGAAGCACCACATGCTCCTCCAGCGCTTCCAGCACCGGCCGGATGGTCAGCGGGAAGTCGTGCCCGAAGCGGGTCAGATTGGCGGTGCCGCCGATCACCAGCCGCTCCTCGGTCTCCTCGACCAGGGTTTCGAGCAGGATCGCGAGCACCGTGGAGACGGTGCCGCGGTCCTCCGGCTCGAAGGAGTCGGGAAGGTCCTGCACCAGCTGCGGCACATCCGCGAAGCGGCGGCCGACGACCCGGCTGTTGAGCCGGGCCCGCAGGTCGGCGAGCGAGGTCTCGCCGAAGGGCGCGGGGCAGTCGATCATGCGCTGTTCGACCCGGCCGGTGTCCGTGATGAGCACGAGCATCAGACGGGCGGGCGCGAGGGAGAGAAGCTCCACGTGCCGGACCGTGGACCGGGTCAGCGAGGGGTACTGGACGACGGCGACCTGCCTGGTCAGCTGCGCCAGCAGCCGTACCGTACGGCCCACCACGTCATCCAGGTCCACCGCTCCGTCCAGGAAGTTCTGGATGGCGCGGCGCTCGGGCGACGACAGCGGCTTGACGCCCGCCAGCTTGTCGACGAAGAGCCGGTATCCCTTGTCGGTGGGGATCCGCCCGGCACTCGTATGAGGCTGGGCGATGAACCCTTCCTCCTCCAGCACTGCCATGTCGTTACGGACCGTCGCCGGAGACACACCGAGCTTGTGCCGCTCGGTCAAGGCCTTGGAGCCGACGGGCTCCTCGGTGCCGACATAGTCCTGGACGATGGCGCGCAGCACTTCGAGTCTGCGTTCGCTGAGCACCGCGCACACCTCCAGCTGTGGTTCCTCGGCGACTGCCTGGCACTCGATAGATCCGAGTGCCAGCATTCTCCCCGGCCAGTGTACGGCCGAGGGGTACTCCCCCAGCAAGGGCGGGCAGCCGGGGCGACCGATCACGCTACCGCGACGCCGCTGGTCGTTGCCGATAGCGTCGCGGTATGGACGTCAGTTGGGAAGACTTCGGCTGGGAGCGGTTGGCCGACGGGGTGGGCCGTCGCCGCATGCCGATCTGGGACGCGACCATCGGATTGATCGCCGGTGAGGACGCCGTCCTCCTGTACGACACGGGCTCCACGGTCCGTGAGGGCGCCGAGCTCCGCGCCCAGGCACAGGCACTGCTGGGCGGCCGCCGGGTGACGCATATCGCACTGAGCCACCCCCACTTCGACCATGTGCTGGGCACCGCGGCGTTCTCGGGGGCAGAGGTCTACGGCGCGGTGGGCGTGGATGCGCTGATGAGACGGGAACGGGAGGAGATCCGCGACACCGCCGTACGGCACGGGGTCCCTCTGTCCGCGGCCGCCGAGGCCATCGACGTGCTGGTGGTGCCGCACCATCTGGTGTGCGGCGAGTGGACGCTGGAGCTGGGCGGGCGCCAGGTATTGCTGGCCAATGTCGGCCCCGGTCACTCCGGGCACGATCTGGCGGTGCTGGTGCCGGGCGGCCCGGGAAGCCCGGAGGTCGTCTTCTGCGGCGATCTGGTGGAGGAGTCGGGCGAACCGCAGGCGGGCCCGGACGCGATCCCGTCCCGCTGGCCGGCGGCGCTCGACCGGCTGCTCTCCCTGGGGGGCGAGGACGCGGTGTACGTCCCCGGGCACGGAGCCGCGGTCGACGCGGCGTTCGTACGCGCGCAGCGGGATGTGCTGGCGGCGCGCTTCGGCGTATCGTAGCGTCGGCCAAATGCGCAGCTACAGCCCGGATTTGACCCCGCCCTGGAAGAAGTCGCAGCCCGCCCCCGAGGTCCCGGCCGATCCCGATCTGGTCGTGGAGGACGTGGGCACGGGCTTCTGCGGTGCGGTGATCCGTACGGAGAAGACGGCGGAGGGCCCGACGGTCACGCTGGAGGACCGCTTCGGCAAGCACCGGGTCTTCCCGCTGGTCCCGCGCGGCTTCCTGCTGGAGGGCCGGGTGGTGACCCTGGTCCGCCCCACGGCGGCAGCTCCTGCGTCGGTCCGGCCGGCCCGTACGGCCTCCGGCTCGGTCGCGGTCCCGGGAGCACGGGCCCGGGTGGCGCGCGCCGGCCGTATCTATGTCGAGGGCCGCCACGACGCGGAGCTGGTGGAGCGGGTCTGGGGAGACGATCTGCGGATCGAGGGTGTGGTCGTGGAGTACCTGGAGGGCATCGACGACCTGCCGTCGATCGTCGCGGACTTCGCCCCCGGCCCGGACGCGCGCCTGGGGGTGCTGGTGGACCATCTGGTTCCCGGCTCGAAGGAGTCCCGTATCGCGGGCCAGGTCGCCGGCGACCACGCGCTGGTCGTGGGCCATCCGTACATCGACGTGTGGGAGGCGGTGAAGCCGTCGTCGGTGGGGATCCGCGCATGGCCGGTGGTGCCGCGGGGCCAGGACTGGAAGACGGGGGTGTGCCGTGCCCTGGGCTGGCCCGAGAACACGGGCGCGGCCTGGCAGCACATCCTGTCCCGGGTCCACTCCTACCGGGATCTGGAGCCGGAGCTGCTGGGGAGGGTCGAGGAGCTGATCGACTTCGTGACGGCGCCGGACTAGACCGGACCGGACCGGACTAGAGACGCGGAAGGGTCCGGAACCCGGACGTCTCCAGGGTCAGATCGAGCACGTCGACCGGCATGGGGTCACCGAACTTGACCGTGCGCTCCACCTGGTACTTGGCCTCGTCGCCCGCACCGACCGGTTCGGTGTGAAGGACGCACGTGGCCGCGAAGGGGTCCACGAGCAGATAAGCGGGCACCTGACCGGCCGCGTACATCGACGGCTTGAGCCGGTAGTCGCGGTCGGCGCTGGTCTTGGAGACCACCTCCAGGACCAGCGTGACCGCGGGGGCGGGGATGAGCCGGCCGGGGCCCTCGAAGGCCCCGTGCTCGTAGACGACGAGGTCCGGCTGCGGTTCACTCGACTCGCCCGGGATGGCGATGTCCTGTGTCTGGAGCGGGTACCAGCGGTCGAGCGGAATCTGCCTCTGGACGAACAGAACGATCATGTTGTGGACCCAGTCAGGCCCGGCCATCATCACGATTTCCCCCCGCAGGAGCTCCGCCTTGAAACCCTCGGGAACGTCGAGGTTCTCGAAGATCTCAGCAATCGATGCAACAGGTCGGTCATCCACAGCGGTCATCTCCGTGGCCCTCCTCATCCGCCGCATTCTTTGAGCAGCAGGCTAGGGCCAGCCTAGGCAGGTACACCGCCGATCCGCAGGGGTTCACTCCGGAGAGTGATCAGTCCACCAGGTCCCGCACCACGGCATCCGCCAGCAGGCGTCCCCGCAGGGTCAGGACCGCGCGCCCCTGCTCGTACGGCCTTTCCTCGAGCAGCTCGTCGGACAGGGCACGGCGCGCCGCGGCGAGGCCCTGGGGGCGCAGCAGCTCCAGCTCGCAGCCGTCCCGGAGCCGGAGCTCCAGCAGGATCCTCTCCACCCGGCGGTCCTCCGCCGAGAGGAGCTCGCGGCCCGCACCCGGGGAGCGGCCCTCCGCGAGCGCCGCCGCGTACGCGCCGGGGTGCTTCACGTTCCACCAGCGGACCCCGCCCACATGGCTGTGCGCGCCGGGGCCGGCGCCCCACCAGTCCGCGCCGCGCCAGTAGAGCTCGTTGTGGAGGCAGCGGCCCGCTTCCGTCGTGGCCCAGTTGGAGACCTCGTACCAGTCGAAGCCCGCCTCCCGCAGCACCGAGTCCGCGATCAGATATCGGTCCGCGTGGACGTCGTCGTCGGTCATCGGGACCTCGCCCCGGCGAATGCGCCGCGCCAGCTGCGTGCCCTCCTCCACGATCAGCGCGTACGCCGAGATGTGGTCGGGGCCCGCGCCGACCGCCGCCGCGAGCGATGCCCGCCAGTCGTCGTCGCTCTCCCCCGGGGTGCCGTAGATCAGGTCGAGGTTCACATGGTCGAACCCGGCCGCCCGCGCCTCCGCGACGCACGCCTCGGGCCGGCCCGGCGTATGGGTACGGTCCAGCACCTTCAGCACATGCTGCCGAGCGCTCTGCATCCCGAACGAGATCCGGTTGAAGCCCCCGGAACGCAGCTCCGCCAGATACGCCGGGTCCACCGACTCCGGGTTCGCCTCGGTCGTGATCTCCGCGTCCTCCGCGAACCCGAACTCCTCGCGGACCGCGTCCAGCATCCGTACAAGATCACTCGCGGCGAGCAGCGTCGGCGTACCTCCCCCGACAAAGACCGTGCGGACCGGACGTGGGTCGTCTCCCAGGACCTTCCGGGCCAGCCGCACCTCCTCCGCGACCATCTCGGCATAGTTGTCACGGGAGGCCAGCACGCCGCCCGAGCCGCGCAGCTCGGTCGCCGTGTAGGTGTTGAAATCGCAGTAGCCACAGCGCGTCGCGCAGTACGGCACATGCAGATAGAAGGCGAGCGGCCGGTCCCCGGCGCCCTGGAGGGAGGATGCGGGCAGCGACCCGTCCTCGGGCATGGGCTCACCATCGGGCAGTACGGAAGGCATGCCCCCCATTGTCCGTCACCTCGCGAGGAACCTCGGACCGCTCGTCTCGGACCGGCCACCTCGGACCGGCTACGTCGAACCGTTTCGCCCTCGGCCCGGGCACGCCGGACGGGCCACACCAGAGCGGTCACACCAGAGCGGCCACACCAGAGCGGTCACCTCGGCCGGGCCGTCCGCCCCGCGCCGCTCGGCCCGCGCCTCGTCACCGTCCGGACCGTCACTGCGCCTGGAGCACCAGCAGCGCCAGATCGTCCTCCGGCGGCGCCTCGGCGAACTCGTACACCGCCTGCTTGATCCGCTCCGCGACCCCCTGCGCGGTCAGGCCCGCGCACCCCGCCAGCACCTGCGCCAACCCGTCCCCGTCGTCGAACATCCGCGGCCCGGAGCGCCGCTCCGTCACCCCGTCCGTCACACAGAGCAGCGTGTCGCCGGGCTCCAGGTCGAAGGTCTGGCTCTGGTACGCCACATCGTCGACGACCCCGAGCAGCACCTGCGACTCGGCGGCCGTCACGACCCTGCCGTCGGGTCGCAGCAGCAGCGGCAGCGGGTGCCCGGCGCTCGCCAGGGTGCACCGCACACCCCCACCGGCCCGCGGCGACGGCACCAGCTCGCCGTAGAGCAGGGACAGGAACCGCGCCTGCTGCCCCTCCGGAACGCCCTGACCGCCCTGCCCGCCCGCCGCCGCGACCATCAGCGCGGCCGACTCCGCCGCCTCCATGGCGTCGTCGAGAAGCAGTCCGTTGAGGCGGTCGAGCACCTCGCCGACCTGGTAGCCCTCGCGGGCGAGCAGCCGCAGCCAGGGCCGGGCGAGGCCGGTGACGACCGCGGCCTCGGGGCCGCTGCCCTGGACGTCGCCGAGCATGAAGCACCAGCGGCCGGCCGTGCCGGCGGCCGGGAAGATGTCGTAGAAGTCACCGCCCGCGACGCCGTCGTCGCTCGGCTCGTAGATCAGGAAGCGGTCGACGCCCGGGATCTGGCCGACCTTGCTGGGCAGCAGTCCGCGCTGCAGGACCCGGCTGATGGTGGCCTGCCGGGTGTACTGACGGGCCGCGCTGATCGCCAGGGCGACCCGCCGCGCGAAGTCCTCGATCAGCGCGGTCACTTCGTCGGGGACACGCGCCAGCCCGTGCCGTGCGACCAGCAGGGTGCCGAGCCCGCGTCCGCCGGCGACCAGCCGGTAGGCCAGCGCCGTGCCCTCACCCGCGCCCGGCTCCCCCTCACCGGGCCAGGGGATCGGCACGGGCCCGTTGCGCGGGCTGTCCGGCAACAGCGGCGGCTCCTTGTCCAGGACCTCGCGCAGCTGCTCGATACGGGCCTCGTCGGTGTGCCAGACCCGGGCCAGCCGTGACGCGGCCCCCGCTCCGCCACCCTTGCCCCACCCCGAGCGTCCCGCCTCGCCGTCCAGCCAGATCGCGCACCAGTCGGCGAGCCGCGGCACCAGCAGCTGTCCGGCGAGCGCCGCGACCAGGTCCTCGTCCAGCTGTCCGGCAAGCAGATCGGAGGCCTCGGCGAGGAAGGAGAGGGCGCCGCGGCTGATCCAGTCCTGATCGTCGCGCACGGTGCGCCGGGGCGAGGGGGCGAGGATCTCGGCGGCGCGCAGCCCGCGTTGCAGCGCGGGTTCGGCGCCGGGAAGCGGGCAGGCGTCCCAGCCGTCGACGGGCAGCCGAGCCCAGACGGCCTTGAGGGCACCGAGGTAGGTGATGCCCCAGCGCTCGGCGAGGGCGCCGACGAGCTGGAGGCCGCGCCCGTACTCGGGGGTGCCGGAATGTTCCGCGTCGCCCTGCGGCTCGCTGCGTACGGTCCTGGCCGGGTGGTGGTCGGAGACCTCGATCACCAGCGCGGCGGGCTCGCCCTCCGCCGACTCCTCGAGCCTGCAGAGCAGTTCGACGGTGGTGCCCGCGTGCACGACGGCGTTGGTGACCAGTTCATTGACGATGAGTACGGCATCGTCCGCGAGCCGGTCCGTACTGTGCTGTCCCGGTGGGCAGCCCCCGCTCCCCCGGCAGAACGCGCAGGTGGCGAGCAGCCCGAGGTTGGTCCAGTCGGCAAGGGCGGCCCGCACGAAGCGGCGCGCGGCCGACGGCGCCAGGGGATTGCCGGGCAGACTGGTGCGCGCGACCGACCGCAGGTCACCCCTGAGCGGGTACAGCGGTGTTGAACGGTGGCCTGTGTGAACGGTGTCGCGCTGCATCGGAATTGGCCCCACGGTGCGGCTCCTGGTCGGTTCTGGCAAATGCGCCGCTTATGACACCGACAGAGTGACAGACTGAGCCCGCCCATAAGCGTCGAGTCACCGAAGTGGGCGAATATGAAGAGAGACCGCGCGCTGCCGCCCGCCCGGCCGGCTTCCTGGCGGGCCGGCCGGCCCGCCTTCGACGGGGGCGCCGACGAACTGACACGGGCGCGCAGGAAAGCCGTACGGCACGGTCGGCCGGACGACCCGGCTGTCCCTGTTCACGGGCGACGTGGCCCGGGTCGCGCGGCAGGTCGGCACCGAGGGCGCACCGAGGGCCGGCTCGGCGGGCGCGCCAAGGTGCAGGGGCTCTCGAGTACGTACCGAAGAAGCCTGGGGACGTGGACCGTGTGCTGACCGTCGTCTGCGCCCTCCTGGACCCGGAGCGCAGGACGGCGGATCCGGACGGCACGTCGTCCGCCGGACCACCGGCAGTCGCACGGCAGGCAGTCGCACCACCCGCACCACCGCACCACCCGCAGCACCGCAGCACCGCAGCACTCAACCGGCATTGGGGAGCCGGCTGTCCCTCCGACGATCACGTGAGGCAGACACGATGAGCACAGAGGCGACCACCGCCGACCGCGCGAGCATCCTCCTCGTGGACGACATGGAGGACAATCTCGTTGCCCTGGAGGCTGTCCTGGGGGCCCTCAACGAGCCGCTGGTCCGGGCGCGTTCCGGGGAAGAGGCGATGAGGGCCCTGCTGCTGCAGAAGTTCGCGGTGGTGCTGCTGGACGTCCGGATGCCCGGCATGGACGGCTTCGAGACGGCGTCCAGCATCAGGCGGCTCGACCGGACGAAGGACGTCCCGATCATCTTCCTGACCGGGACGGAGGCCGACAGCGGTTATGCGTTCCGGGGGTACGCCACGGGGGCCGCGGACTTTCTGACCAAGCCCTTCGACCCCTGGATACTGCGCGCCAAGGTCAATGTGTTCCTCGATCTGCACCGCAAGAACCGCCAGTTGGAGCGGTTGCTCGCGCAGGATCAAGGGCAGCTCGGCCAGATATCGGCGCGCCTGACCGCGATAGAGAGCGAAC
This region includes:
- the dnaJ gene encoding molecular chaperone DnaJ, coding for MATDYYAVLGVRRDASQDEIKKAFRRLARELHPDVNPDPKTQERFKEINAAYEVLSDPQKKQVYDLGGDPLSQAGGGGAGGFGAGGFGNFSDIMDAFFGTASQRGPRSRTRRGQDAMIRLEIELSEAAFGTTKDIQVDTAVVCTTCSGEGAAPGTSAQTCDMCRGRGEVSQVTRSFLGQVMTSRPCPQCQGFGTVVPTPCPECAGDGRIRSRRTLTVKIPAGVDNGTRIQLAGEGEVGPGGGPAGDLYVEIHELPHPVFQRRGDDLHCTVTIPMTAAALGTKCPLETLDGVEEIDIRPGTQSGQSIPLHGRGITHLRGGGRGDLIVHVEVTTPTKMDADQERLLRDLAKLRGEERPTGQFQPGQQGLFSRLKDAFNGR
- the hrcA gene encoding heat-inducible transcriptional repressor HrcA: MLSERRLEVLRAIVQDYVGTEEPVGSKALTERHKLGVSPATVRNDMAVLEEEGFIAQPHTSAGRIPTDKGYRLFVDKLAGVKPLSSPERRAIQNFLDGAVDLDDVVGRTVRLLAQLTRQVAVVQYPSLTRSTVRHVELLSLAPARLMLVLITDTGRVEQRMIDCPAPFGETSLADLRARLNSRVVGRRFADVPQLVQDLPDSFEPEDRGTVSTVLAILLETLVEETEERLVIGGTANLTRFGHDFPLTIRPVLEALEEHVVLLRLLGEANDSGMGMTVRIGHENAHEGLNSTSVVAVGYGSGDEAVAKLGVVGPTRMDYPGTMGAVRAVARYVGQILAES
- a CDS encoding MBL fold metallo-hydrolase, with the protein product MDVSWEDFGWERLADGVGRRRMPIWDATIGLIAGEDAVLLYDTGSTVREGAELRAQAQALLGGRRVTHIALSHPHFDHVLGTAAFSGAEVYGAVGVDALMRREREEIRDTAVRHGVPLSAAAEAIDVLVVPHHLVCGEWTLELGGRQVLLANVGPGHSGHDLAVLVPGGPGSPEVVFCGDLVEESGEPQAGPDAIPSRWPAALDRLLSLGGEDAVYVPGHGAAVDAAFVRAQRDVLAARFGVS
- a CDS encoding DUF3097 domain-containing protein — its product is MRSYSPDLTPPWKKSQPAPEVPADPDLVVEDVGTGFCGAVIRTEKTAEGPTVTLEDRFGKHRVFPLVPRGFLLEGRVVTLVRPTAAAPASVRPARTASGSVAVPGARARVARAGRIYVEGRHDAELVERVWGDDLRIEGVVVEYLEGIDDLPSIVADFAPGPDARLGVLVDHLVPGSKESRIAGQVAGDHALVVGHPYIDVWEAVKPSSVGIRAWPVVPRGQDWKTGVCRALGWPENTGAAWQHILSRVHSYRDLEPELLGRVEELIDFVTAPD
- a CDS encoding Uma2 family endonuclease gives rise to the protein MTAVDDRPVASIAEIFENLDVPEGFKAELLRGEIVMMAGPDWVHNMIVLFVQRQIPLDRWYPLQTQDIAIPGESSEPQPDLVVYEHGAFEGPGRLIPAPAVTLVLEVVSKTSADRDYRLKPSMYAAGQVPAYLLVDPFAATCVLHTEPVGAGDEAKYQVERTVKFGDPMPVDVLDLTLETSGFRTLPRL
- the hemW gene encoding radical SAM family heme chaperone HemW; this encodes MGGMPSVLPDGEPMPEDGSLPASSLQGAGDRPLAFYLHVPYCATRCGYCDFNTYTATELRGSGGVLASRDNYAEMVAEEVRLARKVLGDDPRPVRTVFVGGGTPTLLAASDLVRMLDAVREEFGFAEDAEITTEANPESVDPAYLAELRSGGFNRISFGMQSARQHVLKVLDRTHTPGRPEACVAEARAAGFDHVNLDLIYGTPGESDDDWRASLAAAVGAGPDHISAYALIVEEGTQLARRIRRGEVPMTDDDVHADRYLIADSVLREAGFDWYEVSNWATTEAGRCLHNELYWRGADWWGAGPGAHSHVGGVRWWNVKHPGAYAAALAEGRSPGAGRELLSAEDRRVERILLELRLRDGCELELLRPQGLAAARRALSDELLEERPYEQGRAVLTLRGRLLADAVVRDLVD
- a CDS encoding ATP-binding SpoIIE family protein phosphatase, with amino-acid sequence MQRDTVHTGHRSTPLYPLRGDLRSVARTSLPGNPLAPSAARRFVRAALADWTNLGLLATCAFCRGSGGCPPGQHSTDRLADDAVLIVNELVTNAVVHAGTTVELLCRLEESAEGEPAALVIEVSDHHPARTVRSEPQGDAEHSGTPEYGRGLQLVGALAERWGITYLGALKAVWARLPVDGWDACPLPGAEPALQRGLRAAEILAPSPRRTVRDDQDWISRGALSFLAEASDLLAGQLDEDLVAALAGQLLVPRLADWCAIWLDGEAGRSGWGKGGGAGAASRLARVWHTDEARIEQLREVLDKEPPLLPDSPRNGPVPIPWPGEGEPGAGEGTALAYRLVAGGRGLGTLLVARHGLARVPDEVTALIEDFARRVALAISAARQYTRQATISRVLQRGLLPSKVGQIPGVDRFLIYEPSDDGVAGGDFYDIFPAAGTAGRWCFMLGDVQGSGPEAAVVTGLARPWLRLLAREGYQVGEVLDRLNGLLLDDAMEAAESAALMVAAAGGQGGQGVPEGQQARFLSLLYGELVPSPRAGGGVRCTLASAGHPLPLLLRPDGRVVTAAESQVLLGVVDDVAYQSQTFDLEPGDTLLCVTDGVTERRSGPRMFDDGDGLAQVLAGCAGLTAQGVAERIKQAVYEFAEAPPEDDLALLVLQAQ
- a CDS encoding two-component system response regulator, with protein sequence MSTEATTADRASILLVDDMEDNLVALEAVLGALNEPLVRARSGEEAMRALLLQKFAVVLLDVRMPGMDGFETASSIRRLDRTKDVPIIFLTGTEADSGYAFRGYATGAADFLTKPFDPWILRAKVNVFLDLHRKNRQLERLLAQDQGQLGQISARLTAIESELGRSGPDDVPEVRGQLTRVEEILKELQRGRSQ